In the genome of Hyphobacterium sp. CCMP332, one region contains:
- a CDS encoding carboxypeptidase-like regulatory domain-containing protein translates to MYIKAFPAMFLLLFTCAIEAAGLSINGLVVDLESNQVLPYASIAVSGKSIGTISNSDGRFVLSAEHIQSNDTILISYMGYETLKLPYEKALSQTSFYLKPANINLSEVKVYSRNLSVEEIIERAVENYSKNHPQINQRQRLFVHSFIQTPFSKQNTARIVKSNFKGMSKDKFDAIFNKIPAVFTDYNDAIFDLYSFDYKYKLKPIQGISLEEGDQDALLKEIEEQMTEIIADFENAIKNPDVYYKFKTGIFGFKFNPSEDENNESDYSKDDSLNFKIPTASIKYETGKLIKEFSTLEGENTEFLKKKGKYRFKLENIEFYNGELVYRIKFSPKRTGLFEGEIFISTSDFGIHQMDYAYAKGKSTENIKILGFGHAINKRKGRVIFDKGPDHYHLKFILAEESEMAAIDRKFSFLKKEKRFFIDKELSQIKFDVDLLFNVQSKWELLVLEHETLNEEDFDKVEQAKFMNFKKELAHSPKDWENRTYIVPGEELIKYTRKINKEN, encoded by the coding sequence TTTTTACTTGCGCCATCGAAGCTGCCGGGCTCAGTATCAATGGGCTGGTTGTCGATCTTGAAAGTAATCAAGTTTTGCCCTATGCAAGTATTGCTGTTTCAGGCAAATCGATAGGAACCATCAGCAATTCGGACGGACGCTTTGTTTTATCTGCCGAACACATTCAATCAAATGACACCATTTTAATCAGCTATATGGGTTATGAAACCTTGAAATTGCCCTATGAAAAAGCGCTGTCCCAAACTTCATTTTATTTAAAACCGGCAAATATTAATCTCTCCGAGGTAAAGGTTTATTCAAGAAATCTAAGTGTTGAAGAAATAATAGAAAGAGCAGTTGAAAATTATTCAAAAAATCATCCGCAGATAAATCAAAGACAAAGGTTGTTTGTACATAGTTTTATTCAAACGCCATTTTCCAAACAAAACACAGCCCGGATTGTAAAATCAAATTTCAAAGGGATGAGCAAAGATAAATTTGATGCTATTTTTAATAAAATCCCTGCTGTTTTTACGGATTATAACGATGCTATTTTTGATCTGTATTCTTTTGACTATAAATACAAACTAAAACCCATTCAGGGAATATCATTGGAAGAGGGTGATCAGGATGCTCTATTAAAAGAAATTGAGGAACAAATGACTGAAATAATTGCTGATTTTGAGAATGCAATTAAAAATCCAGATGTCTATTACAAATTCAAAACAGGGATCTTCGGATTTAAATTTAATCCTTCGGAAGACGAAAACAATGAGAGTGACTATTCCAAGGATGACAGTCTGAATTTTAAAATCCCAACGGCTTCGATAAAATACGAAACAGGCAAGCTGATAAAAGAATTTTCTACATTGGAAGGAGAAAATACCGAATTTCTAAAAAAGAAAGGGAAATATCGATTTAAGCTTGAAAATATTGAATTCTACAACGGAGAACTTGTTTACCGGATTAAATTCTCACCAAAGCGAACAGGGCTCTTTGAAGGAGAAATTTTTATTTCCACTAGTGATTTTGGCATACACCAAATGGATTATGCCTATGCCAAAGGTAAAAGCACAGAAAACATAAAAATATTAGGCTTTGGGCATGCAATTAATAAGCGGAAAGGGCGTGTGATTTTTGATAAAGGACCCGATCATTACCATTTAAAATTCATATTGGCAGAAGAAAGTGAAATGGCCGCTATTGACCGGAAATTTTCGTTTCTGAAAAAAGAAAAACGTTTTTTTATTGATAAGGAATTAAGTCAGATAAAATTTGATGTTGATTTACTCTTCAATGTTCAAAGTAAATGGGAATTGCTTGTATTGGAACATGAAACTTTGAACGAAGAAGACTTTGACAAAGTGGAGCAAGCGAAGTTTATGAACTTCAAAAAAGAATTGGCACATTCTCCCAAAGACTGGGAAAATCGCACCTACATCGTTCCGGGCGAAGAACTAATTAAATACACAAGAAAAATAAATAAAGAGAACTGA